A genome region from Coffea arabica cultivar ET-39 chromosome 7e, Coffea Arabica ET-39 HiFi, whole genome shotgun sequence includes the following:
- the LOC113690932 gene encoding ALA-interacting subunit 3 yields MNSNNTPSSSAGGPGSAAADSTAPPTTRNSKRPKYSRFTQQELPACKPILTPKWVISAFMLVTVIFIPIGVASLFASHDVVEIIDRYETDCIPEDSRKDKIAYIQSSGDKTCNRILNVTKHMKHPIYVYYQLDNYYQNHRRYVKSRSDQQLRDRDSENDTSACKPEDKTANGSTIVPCGLIAWSLFNDSYSFSRNNQNLSVNKHGISWKSDRDHKFGKDVFPKNFQSGGLIGGKHLNESIPLSEQEDLIVWMRTAALPTFRKLYGKIEVDLVAGDVINVTLQNNYNTYSFNGKKKLVLSTTSWLGGKNDFLGIAYLTVGGLCFFLAMVFTIIYLVKPRRLGDPSYLSWNRNPGGH; encoded by the exons ATGAACTCCAACAACACTCCGTCATCAAGTGCAGGAGGTCCTGGATCCGCCGCCGCCGATTCCACTGCTCCTCCCACTACCCGAAATTCCAAGCGTCCCAAGT ATTCAAGGTTTACACAACAGGAACTTCCAGCATGCAAGCCTATTCTTACACCAAAATGG GTTATCTCAGCATTCATGCTTGTTACAGTCATCTTTATCCCTATTGGAGTTGCTTCCCTATTTGCATCCCATGAC GTTGTTGAGATAATTGATCGCTACGAAACTGATTGTATACCTGAAGATTCAAGGAAGGATAAAATTGCATATATACAAAGCTCTGGTGATAAAACCTGCAACAGAATTCTGAAT GTAACGAAGCATATGAAGCATCCAATTTATGTGTATTATCAGTTGGACAATTATTACCAGAATCACCGCAG GTATGTGAAGAGCAGAAGTGACCAGCAGTTGAGAGATCGTGATAGTGAGAATGACACCAGTGCTTGTAAGCCTGAAGATAAAACGGCAAATGGATCGACTATTGTGCCTTGTGGCCTTATAGCATGGAGTTTGTTTAACGACTCTTACAGTTTCTCCCGGAACAACCAGAATTTGAGTGTGAACAAGCATGGCATCTCTTGGAAGAGTGACAGAGACCACAAGTTTGGCAAAGATGTCTTCCCTAAAAACTTCCAGAGTGGGGGACTTATTGGAGGGAAACATCTTAATGAATCCATACCA CTGAGTGAGCAGGAAGATCTTATTGTATGGATGCGTACAGCTGCTCTTCCCACCTTCAGAAAATTGTATGGCAAGATAGAGGTGGATCTTGTTGCTGGTGATGTCATCAATGTGACTTTACAGAACAATTACAACACCTATAGTTTCAATGGCAAGAAGAAGCTTGTGCTTTCTACAACCAGCTGGCTTGGCGGAAAGAACGACTTTCTTGGCATTGCCTATCTCACTGTTGGTGGACTCTGCTTCTTTTTGGCTATGGTTTTCACTATCATATATCTCGTCAAGCCAAG GCGGCTCGGTGATCCGTCTTATTTGTCATGGAACCGGAACCCCGGAGGACACTAA